From Scytonema millei VB511283:
GGCATCGCAACTTTTCAATTAGCGGAAAAGTATGCCTGGGTTCCCCAATTGGGTATAAATTGGGCTGTCTCAGTTGATGGTTTATCTGTCCCGCTCGTACTGCTAGCAGGATTGGTGACGACTCTTTCAATATTTGCGGCGTGGCAAGTCGATCGCAAGCCCCGCTTATTCTATTTCCTGATGCTGGTGCTGTATTCCGCCCAGATTGGGGTGTTTGTCGCCCAAGATATCTTGCTGCTATTCATTATGTGGGAGATCGAGCTAGTCCCCGTTTACCTGCTCGTCTCGATTTGGGGTGGACCGAAACGACGCTACGCAGCGACAAAGTTTCTCCTCTATACCGCACTGGCTTCTATATTTATTCTCGTTGCAGGGCTAGCGTTGGGTTTCTACGGTGGCAACCCTACCTTCGATATGGCAGCTCTGGCTGTGAAAAACTATCCGCTAGCGCTAGAATTGCCGATTTACGCCGGATTGCTAATTGCTTTTGGCGTGAAGCTAGCGATTTTTCCCATGCATACCTGGTTACCTGATGCCCACGGTGAAGCATCTGCTCCCGTATCAATGGTTTTAGCGGGCGTGCTGTTGAAAATGGGCGGATACGGGTTGATTCGCTTGAATTTGGAAATGTTACCTCACGCACACATTTACTTTGCCCCAGTGCTGGCAACTGTAGGCGTGGTTAATATTATTTACGGTGCGTTGGCTTCTTTTGCTCAGTCCAACATGAAGCGCCGTCTTGCCTATTCGTCCATTTCTCACATGGGATTCGTACTACTAGGTATTGCCTCTTTTACGGATGTTGGCATCAGCGGCGCACTCCTGCAAATGCTGTCTCACGGTTTGATTGCGGCAGTTCTGTTCTTCCTCGCAGGCGTAACATACGATCGCACTCATACATTATCAATGGAAGAAATGGGCGGGATTGCTCAGGTCATGCCTAAAGTCTTCGCTTTGTTTACCATAGGGGCAATGGCATCGCTGGCACTTCCTGGAATGAGCGGCTTTGTCAGCGAGATCTCGGTCTTTGTAGGTGTGACTACCAGCGATATTTACAGCTCAACCTTCCGCACGGTGACGGTATTTTTAGCCGCTGTGGGACTGATGCTCACTCCAGTCTATTTACTTTCGATGCTGCGTCAGGTATTCTACGGTTCTGGTATAGCTCCCGCGTGCGTTTTAACGAGTACTCAATTGCGGACGGATTACCAGGATAGTCAGGAAGCAGTTTGTTTCGGGACTGACTGCGTGTTACCTGGAGAGGCAAGATTTGGCGATGCTAGACCGCGTGAAGTGTTCATTGCTGTCTCGTTCCTGGTGCTAATTATCGGTATCGGGTTATATCCCAAGCTGGCGACGCAGATGTACGATGTCAAGACGGTTGCGGTTAACGCTCAGATCCGCGAATCTTACGTCCAAATTGCTCAGAGCAATCCTCGCATCTATGCTAGCGGCTTCTTGGCTCCTCGGATCGATAAACCCGAACTCGCCACTGTGCCGACGGGTGTTTTAAAGTGATTTGATTTTGTACTCCTGTTTATAAGCGATCGCTGGTGAGGCGATCGCTTTTTCATGTTTTAATTGGGAGTCGGGAGTCGGGGAAGCGTAGGGAGCAACTACCAACTACCAACTACCAACTACCCATTACCATCTGCAATCAACCCGTAAACAGGGATTTGACTGCTGACTGAACTGAGTTTTTAGCATCTTTCAGTGTCTCAGTGATGGGATGCTGTTCGTGTAAGAAGATTCTGGCGCAGTTGCGTCCCGGCATTCCTGAGATGGAGCCGCCTGGATGGGTTCCTGCTCCTGTGAGATATAATCCCTGAATTGGTGTTTTATAGTTAGCTATTTCTGGTAGGGGACGGAAGCAAAGCATTTGTTCTAAGGTCATGTCTATGTGGTAGTAGTTGCCTTTATAGGTTCCTAGACGTTCTGCTAATTCGGCTGGGCTTTCGACGTGGCGGGCAATAATTGAGTGCTTGAGATTGGGTGAATATTGGGCTAGCTTATCGAGGACGCGATCGGCTACTTTATGTTTAAGCACGTCCGTCCATCCCGTACCTTTTAAGCCTGTACCTTCTGCACCAGCAATTTGATAGGGGGCAAAAAATTCAATCCAAAGTGTATGTTTGCCTTGGGGAGCCATTGAAGGGTCGAGTCCTGTGGGCATGACTACATACATTGAAGGGTCTGCATCGGGAATTTTGCCTAGAGTAATTTCGCTATGGGCTTGTTCTACATGGTTGACGGAATCGGCAATTAAGACCGAACCCATGAGATACTCGTCTCGGTGGTCGTGGTTTTCAAAGCGCAGGGGTTCGGATAAAGCGCAGTCGATTTTGAGAATTGTTTCGTTGTTATTGACAATTCGACGATCGAGTCTCTCGCGTAAGTTAGGATCGGCGCTATCGATATCGTTAGCATCCATTAGTTGCAGAAATAGCCGTTTGGCATCAATGCTAGAGATGACACCTTTATGGGCGCGATATTCTTTGCTACCGCGAACTCGCACGCCCACAGCGCGATCGCCATCGACTAAAATTTGTTCTACACTTTGTTCTGTAAGGATTACGCCACCTAAAGTTTTGACTAACTTAACTAATGCTTCGGTTAGCGCTCCCGTACCACCACGCGGACGCGCCATTCCTGGTTCGTGACGCAACACAGCCATCATTGCTCCAAATGACATGGCTTTTTGAGAGGGAGGCGAACTTAATTCTGCTGAGAGTCTGGCGAGGGGTGCTTTGACAAATTCAGCGTCAAAATATTCGTTAATATTATCTACCGGGCTGCTAAATAGGGTACGTAGAAGGTCTAAAGTTTCGTTGGGACCCCCCAGGACTGAAAATAACTGTTGCAGGTTTTTCAAGTCGTAGTTACCGGAGATATCAATTAAAGATTTGGGTGGAGCGTTAAAAAATGGTGCGATACCACGCACGAAGCGCAGCCAAAAGTCTGCATATTCAGCATATTTTTCGGCATCGCGTTGGCTAAAACGGGCAATTTCTGCACAAGTCTTTTCTACCGATTTATGGGCGAGAAAATATTTGCCGTCGGGATGGGGACAAAAGGCAACGGGGTCGCAAGTTAAGTATTCTAAACCGTATTTTTCTAGTTCTAATTCCTGAATCACCGAACCGAGAAAAATAAATAGGTGATTAATCGCACAGGGGTTAAACTTGAATCCAGGTGCTTCTTGGGGCATGAGTTCTTCTGTAGTGGCTCCACCCCCTGGAATCGGTTGTTTTTCTAAGAGCAAAACGCTATAGCCTGCTTTAAGTAAGTAAGCCGCACAGACTAGTCCGTTGTGACCAGCACCAATAATAACAACATCGTAAGCTTGCATGGAAGAGAATTTGGAAACACACTATCTTCTTCGATGCTAGAGAGCGGTTAACAATTCTCAATCTCTCAACGGTTATACCTTACGCATATTTTGACTGTTCGGATCGAAACCACGGGAAAAGCGGGTGCTGTTGTCGTAACAAGCACCACTTAAGTTAGCTCCGTACAGTTTGGCATAGTTGAGTCTAGCTTTACGTAAATTTGCTTCAGTTAGTTTTGCACCGCAGAGGTTTGTGCGCGTCAGGTTAGCGTTAATCAGGTTTGCGCCAGTTAAGTTGGCTCCCCACAATTTCGCTTTGGCTAAATTTGCTCCTTCTAAGTTGGCTCCCCACAGGTTGACTCCTACCAGGTAAGCGTTGATTAGCTTGACGTTGGCTAAGTCAGCTTGAGTAAAGTCTCTTTCTCCTGCTGCATAGCGTTTCAGCAGTTCTTCAGCATTCATATTTCTTTACAGTTATAGGCGATCGCATCCTATTTCCATCTTGCCTTATAACCAAAATTGGCGATCGCCTTCTAGCAAACCTGGATAAATGCCTTGCAACCGTCGATAAGCCATGCGGTCGGAGCCAAAAAGCGGTATTGGTAAGCGCGGCTCGTTCAGCGAACCATGATGTAGTAAGGTAAGTTTCAAAGTCGCCTCTACTAAACTTTCTAACGATACCTGATGTCCTGCTTCATGAATTCTCAAGCGTAGAGGTAGAGGCAAACCGATTTTTGCCGAATTCAGTTCTGTCGTGACTAAAATAACTTCCCGCGCCGATAAACGCAGTGCTAATCCTGGCGTTGGTGCTTTAATAACTTCTGCTTCCCAGTTGTAGAGCCGAGGAATACCAGACTTATAACACTCGACCAGAATAAATTCGGAACCAATCGCTTTCGCTCGTTCTTTTAAATGTTGCACTTCATCACCACAAAAGCGTCCATCACGGTAAATTAGTACGACTTTACCTCTCAGTTGAGCTGCGGGAAGAAAGCTTTCTAAAATTCTTTGGGGAATTTCTTCCCCTTCAATTAAAGCATCTTCTAATCGATAGCGAATAAATTCTCCTTTACGACCGTATAGACGCACGCTAGCGCAAGCATTCATAGTTCCAGAACCTCTCTTCTTGGCGCTTCTGGAAATATCTAATCCGATGAAATAGTCGGCAATTCCTAATGGTTCAGCTAACACAAAAGGCAAGTTCCCCAACTTGGCTAAAATGCCTGGAATTACCTGATTCAATAAATATTTAGCTTCGACGCTTCTTAAAGTATCTTCATAAATCACTTGACTGGCAATTCCGCGTCTGAGCAAGCGCGAGTAAATCCAAGAATATAGGCTACCTCCTTCTGTATTATCGCTGTGGCGATCGCTAGTTGGTAAAAATGTCAAAACTATATCGGGATGATTTACCATCAATTCATCGACAGCTTCTTCAGCTTGTGCTCTAGCTTCAACTCCAGGTAAATTATCTACTAATAATGCCTTTTTGTTTTCAATCGGCAGAAGGGTTTCAAAGCCGTAGCGTTTGAGCCTTTGTTGTGTTTCTTGCAGAAATGAATTTACTGGATAATCGCAAAGTTTCAATGCAGCAATACGAATTGGTCTTGATAAATCGCTAAAATCTTCATGACGACGATACACGCCACCTTTGGATAAACCAGATAAAATTTGACTTTGAACTCCAATCTGATTTTTTCCAAACACCAGTTTTGTTTCTGATAGTTTAACTGATGGAGAGAAGAATAATTCAGGATATCTGCGGCTATTTATACTAATCTTTAGTTGAAATCCATAAGTAGCTAAAGTTTGTCCGGCTTCTTTTTTGTACAAAGCTAAGAATTCTTTTCGTTCTACATAGGGGATTTTAGTTGCAGACAGTAATTTTCCATAATCTACATCGAATTTCTTAGCAGTCTCTGCTGTTACGCAAGGACGTAAAGCTGCC
This genomic window contains:
- a CDS encoding NAD(P)H-quinone oxidoreductase subunit 4, which codes for MMTEQFPWLTAIVLLPLVASLLIPVLPDKDGKRVRWYALGVAIADLILMCYVFWQHYDAGIATFQLAEKYAWVPQLGINWAVSVDGLSVPLVLLAGLVTTLSIFAAWQVDRKPRLFYFLMLVLYSAQIGVFVAQDILLLFIMWEIELVPVYLLVSIWGGPKRRYAATKFLLYTALASIFILVAGLALGFYGGNPTFDMAALAVKNYPLALELPIYAGLLIAFGVKLAIFPMHTWLPDAHGEASAPVSMVLAGVLLKMGGYGLIRLNLEMLPHAHIYFAPVLATVGVVNIIYGALASFAQSNMKRRLAYSSISHMGFVLLGIASFTDVGISGALLQMLSHGLIAAVLFFLAGVTYDRTHTLSMEEMGGIAQVMPKVFALFTIGAMASLALPGMSGFVSEISVFVGVTTSDIYSSTFRTVTVFLAAVGLMLTPVYLLSMLRQVFYGSGIAPACVLTSTQLRTDYQDSQEAVCFGTDCVLPGEARFGDARPREVFIAVSFLVLIIGIGLYPKLATQMYDVKTVAVNAQIRESYVQIAQSNPRIYASGFLAPRIDKPELATVPTGVLK
- the crtO gene encoding beta-carotene ketolase CrtO, with the protein product MQAYDVVIIGAGHNGLVCAAYLLKAGYSVLLLEKQPIPGGGATTEELMPQEAPGFKFNPCAINHLFIFLGSVIQELELEKYGLEYLTCDPVAFCPHPDGKYFLAHKSVEKTCAEIARFSQRDAEKYAEYADFWLRFVRGIAPFFNAPPKSLIDISGNYDLKNLQQLFSVLGGPNETLDLLRTLFSSPVDNINEYFDAEFVKAPLARLSAELSSPPSQKAMSFGAMMAVLRHEPGMARPRGGTGALTEALVKLVKTLGGVILTEQSVEQILVDGDRAVGVRVRGSKEYRAHKGVISSIDAKRLFLQLMDANDIDSADPNLRERLDRRIVNNNETILKIDCALSEPLRFENHDHRDEYLMGSVLIADSVNHVEQAHSEITLGKIPDADPSMYVVMPTGLDPSMAPQGKHTLWIEFFAPYQIAGAEGTGLKGTGWTDVLKHKVADRVLDKLAQYSPNLKHSIIARHVESPAELAERLGTYKGNYYHIDMTLEQMLCFRPLPEIANYKTPIQGLYLTGAGTHPGGSISGMPGRNCARIFLHEQHPITETLKDAKNSVQSAVKSLFTG
- a CDS encoding pentapeptide repeat-containing protein → MNAEELLKRYAAGERDFTQADLANVKLINAYLVGVNLWGANLEGANLAKAKLWGANLTGANLINANLTRTNLCGAKLTEANLRKARLNYAKLYGANLSGACYDNSTRFSRGFDPNSQNMRKV
- a CDS encoding Piwi domain-containing protein yields the protein MNNVVQESLPVASTPTFLSEISLIDIAPKNSICFRLTPEIDRKTGNSFSWRFSQKFPDAVVIWHNKFFWVLAKPARQMPSQEQWREKLLEISEELKKEIGDRTYAIQWVNQPQISPEILSQLAVRVLKINCRFSSPVVVSVNQVEVKREIDFWAETIEIQARLQPALTITVHSSFVYQRNLEEFYNNHPYRQNLEQLLIGLKVRDIERNSFATITGIVGTIAEHKEKLLEDATGAISKQALIEAPKEQPVVAVQFGKNQQPFYYAMAALRPCVTAETAKKFDVDYGKLLSATKIPYVERKEFLALYKKEAGQTLATYGFQLKISINSRRYPELFFSPSVKLSETKLVFGKNQIGVQSQILSGLSKGGVYRRHEDFSDLSRPIRIAALKLCDYPVNSFLQETQQRLKRYGFETLLPIENKKALLVDNLPGVEARAQAEEAVDELMVNHPDIVLTFLPTSDRHSDNTEGGSLYSWIYSRLLRRGIASQVIYEDTLRSVEAKYLLNQVIPGILAKLGNLPFVLAEPLGIADYFIGLDISRSAKKRGSGTMNACASVRLYGRKGEFIRYRLEDALIEGEEIPQRILESFLPAAQLRGKVVLIYRDGRFCGDEVQHLKERAKAIGSEFILVECYKSGIPRLYNWEAEVIKAPTPGLALRLSAREVILVTTELNSAKIGLPLPLRLRIHEAGHQVSLESLVEATLKLTLLHHGSLNEPRLPIPLFGSDRMAYRRLQGIYPGLLEGDRQFWL